One Bradyrhizobium manausense DNA segment encodes these proteins:
- the lpxA gene encoding acyl-ACP--UDP-N-acetylglucosamine O-acyltransferase, with protein sequence MSKIDPTARVEDGAVIGEGTEIGPYCMIGPNVVIGANCKLIGHVHITAQTSIGDNCTIYPFVSLGTPPQSLSYRGELTKLAIGSGCTLRESVTMNAGTVAGGGITTVGDRGYFMNCSHVGHDCHVGNDVIFATSATLGGHAEIGDFVFIGGLSAVHQFTRIGPQVMVGGVCGVRDDIIPFGLVNGQYAALEGLNIIGMKRRKFTKQRLAIVRGFYQKLFHGSGMFAERLAAVQPLAGEDPAIAEILDFIGKGKHRPLCLPAIAK encoded by the coding sequence ATGAGTAAGATTGATCCTACCGCACGGGTCGAGGACGGCGCCGTGATCGGCGAGGGGACCGAGATCGGGCCCTACTGCATGATCGGCCCCAATGTCGTGATCGGCGCGAACTGCAAGCTGATCGGGCATGTGCACATCACGGCGCAGACGTCCATCGGCGACAATTGCACCATCTATCCCTTCGTCTCGTTGGGGACACCGCCGCAGTCGCTGAGCTATCGCGGCGAGCTGACGAAGCTCGCGATCGGTTCGGGCTGCACGCTTCGCGAATCCGTGACCATGAATGCCGGCACCGTCGCCGGCGGCGGCATCACCACGGTCGGCGACCGCGGCTATTTCATGAATTGCAGCCACGTCGGGCACGACTGCCATGTCGGCAACGATGTGATCTTCGCGACCTCGGCGACGCTCGGCGGTCACGCCGAGATCGGCGACTTCGTCTTCATCGGCGGCCTGTCTGCGGTGCATCAGTTTACCCGCATCGGGCCGCAGGTCATGGTCGGCGGCGTCTGCGGCGTGCGCGACGACATCATTCCGTTCGGCCTCGTCAACGGCCAGTACGCCGCGCTCGAGGGCCTCAACATCATCGGCATGAAGCGCCGCAAGTTTACCAAGCAGCGGCTGGCGATTGTGCGTGGGTTCTACCAGAAGCTCTTCCACGGCTCCGGCATGTTCGCGGAACGCCTCGCGGCTGTGCAGCCGTTGGCGGGCGAAGATCCCGCGATCGCCGAAATCCTCGACTTCATCGGCAAGGGCAAGCATCGCCCGCTCTGTCTTCCCGCCATTGCGAAGTGA
- a CDS encoding LpxI family protein: MTSAASEISSPVGVVAGGGAMPFAVAESLAARGITPVLFPLRGACDPALVEKFRHRWISVGQLGRAMRLFREEGCRDLIFIGTLVRPSLTEIRFDIKTLRLIGNVIRAFRGGDDHLLSGVGRILEQDGFRMVGIKDVAPDLLMPEGCITRAWPADNAKGDIERGRAVLSALGPFDIGQAAVVIDGHVVAVEDIEGTDALLARVARLREEGRIRAATGRGVLVKAPKSGQDLRFDLPTIGPRTIEGVAKAGLAGVAVIAGNTIAAEPQAMIGFADAKYLFVVGLPA; this comes from the coding sequence ATGACATCGGCGGCTTCGGAGATTTCATCACCGGTCGGCGTCGTCGCCGGCGGCGGCGCGATGCCGTTCGCTGTCGCCGAGTCGCTCGCCGCGCGCGGCATCACGCCGGTGCTGTTTCCGTTACGGGGTGCCTGCGATCCGGCGCTGGTCGAGAAATTCCGCCATCGCTGGATCTCGGTTGGCCAGCTTGGCCGCGCCATGCGGCTGTTTCGTGAGGAGGGCTGCCGCGACCTGATCTTCATCGGCACGCTGGTGCGGCCGTCGCTCACCGAGATCCGCTTCGACATCAAGACGCTGCGATTGATCGGCAACGTCATCCGTGCTTTCCGCGGCGGCGACGATCATCTGTTGTCCGGCGTCGGGCGGATCCTCGAGCAGGACGGCTTTCGCATGGTCGGCATCAAGGACGTTGCTCCCGACCTGTTGATGCCCGAAGGCTGCATCACTCGGGCCTGGCCGGCCGACAACGCCAAGGGCGACATCGAGCGCGGGCGCGCGGTGCTCTCCGCGCTTGGACCGTTCGACATCGGCCAGGCCGCGGTGGTGATCGACGGTCATGTGGTAGCGGTCGAGGACATCGAGGGCACCGATGCGCTGCTGGCGCGCGTGGCGCGGCTGCGCGAGGAGGGCCGGATCCGCGCTGCCACGGGGCGCGGCGTGCTGGTGAAGGCGCCGAAGAGCGGCCAGGATCTGCGCTTCGACCTGCCGACGATCGGCCCGCGCACAATCGAGGGCGTCGCCAAGGCCGGGCTTGCCGGCGTCGCCGTCATCGCCGGCAACACCATTGCCGCCGAACCGCAGGCGATGATCGGGTTTGCGGACGCCAAATATCTCTTCGTCGTCGGACTGCCCGCGTGA